In Miscanthus floridulus cultivar M001 chromosome 8, ASM1932011v1, whole genome shotgun sequence, the sequence acttttTTCACATCGGAtttcaagttggaagtgaatggagggtcaaatgattgactggacgctggtctggttgtgaccagatgctggagggtgagtccagtcagttcatttgatcaactaaagtcgtctgggtgtgatcggacgctgagtgaaaagtaaCCGGACACTAGGTGCCtgcgtccgatcaactccagagaggttccagagagggagtttcctaatcggacgcgtccggtcagtgatgatcggacgctggttagGATTCGGTAAcagaccggacgctgaatagcGAAGTGATCGAACTATGGGTGCCAgtatccggtcaacatcagtaaggttctagagagcatttttcttgaccgaacatgtccggtcagtgctgaccggtcATAGGTCAGAGTCCGATAAGAACTTAATAgctctttctgacacagtggcaggcataactgaccggagcatctgatcaccctgaccagagcatccggtcaccccgcagagtgatgactcagcctccaaacgttataTTTTGAAtgaagggggtataaatacttactccactcgtccaagggagctcccttgcccatttgttcagctgagaaacacccttaagagtgcaaaggagagcaagagcctagtgaggtgattgagatttgagaatccaagattaaggcctcattagtgcaaggagagtagcaagtgtgcatccacccttctcattaggcttgttgtggtcaagtgagagtttgtgcttattactcttggtgatcaccatcacctagacggctcgatggtgattgagagtttggtgatcatccaacggagcttgtggatgacccaactcaagttgtgagcggttgtgggtgattcatcgcgatggagtgttgaagaatcagcccgtagagatcacttgatccttgcgcagatcaagtgGGAggtacacccttgcacgggtgctccaacaaggactagtggggagtggcgactcttcgatacctcgtcAAAACATCTCTGCGTTCCTTTCCctatctttactttaagcatttacattcgagcaattcatttcttatctttacattcctagaattgccatgctagagtaggattggaacttagggtgctaaacttttatgtggtagatcaatagaatcacattcgaggcataaggggtgaagtgggctaagtgtaggacttaattgTTGCAAAggatttagaattagcccaattcaaccccctcttgggcatcttgatcttttcaattggtattagagccttgtgctcgctaaattaggcttaaccacctagagaaagatgtcccacggggatggacctcctcctatctttgagggagatgattttccttattggaaaatctacatggaggcttatttagaagctttagatgttggaattcttagagccgcctctcaaggcttcctaaaacctaaggatcccacacaccttcaaggcgatgaagttaattatgagaaatggaatgcaaaggctagaaacaccatctttagaggcctttgcaaagatgtttttaaccatgtgcggaaccacaaggatgcccatgcactatggtcagatatttgtgcgctccatgagggaacaaagagtgagcgtgaggaacgctatcatcttgttatgaaaaagcttaattcatttgagatgcttcctaaagaaagtgctaatgagatgtactcacgcttgaatgttcttgtagaggaagtctgtaacaccctaggtgttaggctgacataatttgacttgcattgcatgagcatcaaacattcatatttaagcttttacatttgaaacatgtgattgaaacatatgaaacatatttgttattttatgtttctttatatatatgcatatgatcatgagtgaatacatgtaaatggttgatgtgattcactaaaacatcttagctacacttaggatgactaatggaacattgttcatgaagatcactttgtctaatcaagtcctgaagtgatgctatgtatgttgacctagaaagtgaaatgtgtaaccaatgtatgaaatgtttgtgtgaccttatgaatagcttaaatatgtttagaatgtcattatgaacaactttggtagtcatgactaaggctaatttggtcactaagtcttagttcaagtgttagtcatcatttgaatgtagtaggtttgacctagtttgaactatatgatagagactttgcatggatgtggtcactaaagcaaagttgtagtatttcatgagaggaacaacttttatttttgggtcataggctagttcagctcctaacatgcttgaaattggctcacaaaaatcagattTGTACTATTTTCAGcacaataatttttttttctgtctTATACATTGACAGTCGACAGCCTCAACTTGGTGATGAATTTACTCACTAACCATTGAGATTTGGACTTTGGTTTCTTAAGCAttattgtagctggtacttagggctacaagttTTGTTTTAACATCATTCACTGAATCGATCTGTATTGAGAGAATTAACGTCTTGAAATCACGCTATCAGGCTTCTAATCGTGCCCTGAAGAACGCCGCGACGCACCGGttcgtggccgaccggccacagaCGCTGGCCACCACGTGGAGGAAGTGAAGCCACGTGGCCACCGTTGGCCGACACCTGGCCCTCGACGCCACACGCTGGCAGCCGATATCTGCACATCCCACGCCCCGTTTCCACGCACCGAGCTCACTCACTCGCCTCCTCGCTCTCCTTGGCTCACCGCGCctgccatcgccatcgccatcgcagCCACTCCGCTGAGCCTGCGCGCGCTCACCGCTACCCCATTCTCGAATCGGCTACACTCAAAGCTCTACCTCGCTCTGCTCTACCCTTCCCACCTTGCAGCACTCACAGTCGTGCCTTTGGTAAGCCGCATTTCGCGTTGCGCCACCACGGGTGCGTCCCCATAGGAgcttcgccatggccgccgccatggccatgtttCCTCGATGCACCTCGTGCTTCTATATTACTTGTCCTAGAATCGCCTTTGAGCCATAGTACTTGAGTACCGCACTGATCCCATGTTACTGTATGGTTCCGCTGGAACATGCCACTGACGCCGCCGTAGTCGCCATGCCCACTGTGGCATGCGAGCTTGCCGCAGTGCAACTTCCCCACCTTTGTGTCCCCCTTTCATCAGCATCAAACTGAGCAACCCTAGGTTTAGTTATTGGCATGACGGAGACCCTTGTGTCACCGCCGTTTAGCCGGAATGGTGACCTCGCCGTTGCGCTCTATGCGCCATCGTGCAGCGGTGCGTGTGGCCGAGCTCAACCGTAGCACCCATAGCGACCTAGTCACCTCCTTAAGATCCGTTGGACCTCCTCATAGACTAGTACAGCATCACTTTACTAGGCCTTGGCCGGAGTTGGCCAGCGTACCACTGCTCCATCGCTGccgtccgccatggtcgtcgGTGAGGAGCTTCCGTGCTTCTTCCGACCATGCAAAGACCACCACCGGGTGCGGGCGGAtgagtagatcatgtaggtgtagTCGCTACCGCCGGCGAGCTCGCCATCGGCGAGAAACCATCGGCGAGACGTCTCCTCTGTTTTCGccatcgctgacatgtggggtcaactgacctacGGGTCCTACCTGTCAGTGACTATAGGGCtgaaggatagttcatttatttttagttttatgtgcaactttgaaaaatgataagttgagctgtagacatccaaatcttgtgaaccaacttttgtagtgttccttaggaagtgtagtattttataaaaatatgatatgtacaatttctaatatttttattggagatttaaatgtgtttagataaatgagttttgtatgtttacaattttgtaaattagatatcttgagctagaaaactcctaaaattatgattccaattttgtgggttttgtattgacatgatctagctaggaaaaacaATAAGCTTGCTAAgaacttgatttaaatatggtctttctatttaattattaataaatggcattttctaaggaaatttgtaaggataaaaatatgtaatatattgctatgcaaatttttgtacagtagtatggtacTAATGCAAAGctaggaaagttgtagataacttactaatataccttgtgttaaattttaatAGTCATTTGACTTTTAGaattctagctgttacaagtttgctgttcgAAATATttactttcttgatagatttgatttaatgatttgtttgccctatataactattgaatcacagtaagagtcttaaaagagagttgtagaaaatttcttacgctttccagaatgtccacaaccatatgattttgatgtatataactccagttatgagtaaaacaagtagctgctattttgtggtgtagtaaatgaattgttgaattgTTTGAtcaagtaatcaagaagagatatgcacatactcggtaaaatgtgatgcacttattattactttaacaccatgctattaagaatacttacacgaatgcattcatcatgtgtcatcatactatacttgtcggtatgtatgcattcacaatatcttatgtcatattcatgcatctaggatcgacagaggagataacattgctggaattcaatgaaggagaggaaggggaccagcaggagcttcctcaagccgcagctcccgaagaagagaagcagaccccagaagagcttccggagtgcccagaccactgccccacttcttttctaaaaggcaagccccagaacattctaagtctcccagtgttttgcaaaatattacttgagtcctttatgattgatgtattaagttataagagttgtctggaaacacttgatgcatggaactaccttgtccaaaaatacacctttaaccctatgtaggtctaggatcgaatatatgcttagccctgcttagaccggtagaagtcgggtgatttcctgtcacctgcgagatataggtggataccaaagcacggttggctatatttgctatcatggaaaagaaccatggggtaaaagtaaatgaaggccaggtggagtctatggtaggttgactcgtgtgattccgtctgtgccgattaaggaccgtaccgttgttggaccttttgacaagattgaacgcatgcctataacttagctagccagataactcgttccgaccgcgaagccgagtagctcaactcaagccaggccCTGCTCTATCAAAGTGtgtactctggatggtagtaaggatgtatagggagccagacgtgagcccaagggcaggcagagcctgaatgtcctggcagttggttgtccctgattgtgcggcgctgggcgaacccgtgaaatgtgtacttgagttgtaccaacggtgacctaaggcgactaaagATCTGGTctgcttgggtttgtgttaggaataaattcccagctggttaaaatcgattcgaatcatcgtctctcccagatagtgagaaacttgcatactccagcatcgtagtaatggtATTATGGAATATAATGGTTTGGATAAACCTAGAATTACTAttcctgctatggttactattgtatgctcttaaaatgatgtatcacatgtttggcacaggatagttgctaatttagggatagatagttataattaacttgataacagatttataattgtataactaagttaatcgctttttatgcaaatattgtcaagctacctccacttatacagccttgcataatccttggagtcaatttatttctagtttatgatgggtaagtctagctgagtaccttttcgtacttagggttttattcccattgttgcagatggcacaatatttcatggttcttgcaagagttgcttctatcccgctgtggatgaggagtaagccttgggcaggcttctttactaatctctctatatgcttttgtggactgtgatcgtatgttggcactgtattaaactatgttggcaaatgctactttcgaacttaatttgcttccgctattatctatcaaacttggtttgtaataactttatttcatactctgatgatggaaatgtatttgtgaactttatgtaatatgtgacatgtatgttgaatcatgtatgatcttggttgtatgtggatcgtttattgagacccgtcgtggtactcgatagactaccgggtttatatgggttcaagtatgacagtgcgaccgcttgtaggctgccattgtacttgcgctcttataaattggtcggttccgcgacagctggcatcagagcaaggttcaacgtaaattgtcacatgtgtatttaaaacaaaagtttttgttttctaaaaccattttctagcaactaatagctatgtaaataggtatttgaaatctaaagtgtgccagtgatcactttccttatgcccaaattaaggactattaggtggctatttaagtactaacttgggggtttttattttcgtcgtccatacagcgtgctattgtatggatgacattcacttgaatggtaatgtatggatcaaatacctctatgtcaaggtaagaaggtaagtaaatgagtggcatgaccgcaagatgtgagcgtgtggtcagagagagttagctttggtacggctatgtatgcatgcttgtatgtgtatatggtgcgtatttaattgtgggtataaactgtcatcgggtagctttgatacggaagtatatgtatgggtatacatatatgaaagtatttagatttacattctgcatatataattgtggggttgggctaaaatgaaactcttatgcaggtatACTAACAATGAAACGTGCAACTCAActagttatgctatatatgagagaacatatgtatgccaccgtgtatgtcgttagaaataatttttcctaagtttgtgaggacgtacggaacgtgcatgcatcatgataatattTAATCAATacttatattgttcctctccttataaatttcttactcggttatgtaactcttatccattatgaccttGTCTCACAAAAGTTCTACctattgatggtacagatggcagcaccagttggatgtgagaatttcctgatggtgttcagaactcctgctttgctttggagagttttgCAGTTTGCGGGGTATCATGAGCCACCtctctatcattggaatgaagagtacctggagggacagccatggtatgaagtGAGGCTGACCATACCCGCCCGcacacaagcacccttctggcaggagtggaaggcggaatctgaagggaaaactccttgggaggctgcccaagttgtggtcTTCGAGGTGTTGAGTCAGATCTGTCAGCAGCATAGGGATGCACTTACCGATAGTGCTGCTGGTatgtttcctcgggtggatccatccatagcaatatgggaacaacgcaaccaaaatgcattgatccaagATCGGGACGAGCGGGCCAATAgctctagtcctgctatgagtgccatgtttgcggtgatgaagatgttctgtaCACACTAGGACACTAGgaatttctggcaggaatcatacaccacttgcatggacaagctcatgagagctaaagCCGCACAATATAAGCTCAAGAAGCGTGTACGCAAGCATaagaaggcagcaagtgaggcccgatgggaatctgaccaagcctatgcagctttgggcaatctccatacccaaatggagcaagtggatcaacagagagcagcagcccaagaagctagagcggatgatcaagcattgcttgtaggaCTACGGGAGTAGCTGTAGGCCACCCATGCTGAGGCATCCACAGCTACACGCCAGCGAGATGCAGCAAATAACCATGCCATTGTAGTAAGAATAGAATGAGATAGGCACCGTGCCATCAGTGCTATGTAGGACCGTatagagagggagtatacgatggatttgatagtattgcccAAATTATctttagatgtgatcttaggcatgaaatggatgagcgatcatggtgttctcattggcactagcactcgtaccattatgttgagagaaccaaagggaggtaatgctttcctagtaccactttcccaaaattttgaactccaacacttggcttgtgctatccaaaccactatcCTTTGCGATATCCCAGTgttttgtgagtttcctgatgtattcctagaggagttactaggtttaccacctgatagggatgtgtaatttaagattgagttagtgcgaggtacgacacctatctcaagaaggccttataggatgccaccaaatgagttagcagaacttaaaagtcagctacaagatctattggacaaaggtctcattcaacccagttcatctccatggggatgtccaacattgtttgtgaagaagaaggacaagtccttgagaatgtgtgtggattacaggccacttaatgcggtgaccatcaaaaacaagtatcctttgcctcgctttgacatcttgtttgatcagttggcaaaagcaaaggtattctccaagattgacttgagatcaggctatcatcagataaagattaggccagaggatataccaaaaactgctttttccactaggtatggcttatatgagtattttgttttgtctttcggactaacgaatgctcctgcctacttcatgtacctaatgaattctgtattcatgcccaaacttgacaagttcatggtagtgtttatcgatgatatattgatttatttggagaatgaggcagatcatgcagagcatctgaggattgttctatctagattgagggagcataagctatatgcaaagtttagcaagtgttaattttggttgagcaaggtacctttcttaggccacgtcttatcaagagatggaatattggtagacccatcgaaagtacaagaggtcatggattggaaggccccgacttcggttgttgaagttcagagttttctagggttagtaggatattatcattgttttattccagatttctccaagattgctaagcccatgactaggctacttcagaaagatgagaaattcaagtggacaccagagtgtgaagcagcttttcacacactaaggaccttgttaactacaactcctgttttagcacaacccgatattaaaaagcctttcgatgtgttctatgatgcattgggtataggtttagggtgtgtgctcatgcaagaaggaagagttattgcatatgcttctcgatagttgaggaaacatgaagtcaactaccctactcatgatttagaacttgcagtagttgttcatgcattaaaggcatggagacattatttgttgggcaatgtatgtcatatatatacggaccacaaaagtctcaagtatatctttacccaacctgaggtgaatatgagacagcgaagatggctagagctgattaaggactataatttggaagtgcactaccatccagggaaagccaatgttgtagccgatgcacttagtcggaaatctcattgcaacactgtggaagcattgttggaagatggctttCATCTactacatcctgttgtactgcataatatcactatcagttgttcacttgagagtaaAATCTTAGAACTGTAGAAGACAGAtataggtatatttcacatcaagagaaagatgcaagagcaagaaacgaagcatttcagattagatgaaagagatgtgctatggtttgaggactgacttgtggtaccaaaagaccatgagcttagaaattaaattttagatgaagctgtTGACACAAAAtatgacgcactgtgcctcacacacagcaagccagaaagcgtggcttcaatcgggttcccgggtgcttcgtgacccggaagcgtgccagtcagtttgacctgaaagaactaacaagggataaacaGTTAAATGCCAGACCGGAACATGtcaggtgagaccagacagttccatatatacggccctgaagccacttacaacgacatacagctataggaagctgtctgccaacaagtttataaaccattcagctaatcgtaagatgaacacacgtaaagatccgattgccgaatgcatgtgcatgggaagacatgtttgaacaagtgaaattaattatgaattaatgcataaccaagctcagcaatccagccgaattgggatccatgaagaaggaacgtgcaaataaacacgattaaactaatctaaaacctgcatctgccgcacgacacctagttccgtcaaagcttaaacgtaattatcatgcatgaacccacaacatgtaacaatctagattaaaataattcagccattatgagcatgttatctatttgcagagGTAATATGAcagtaatgatcattgaagcacgaataaaaccacaagagagggCCGAATAATATCAATCTAGGTTGGGCagaaagtgtgttacaaatatatgaaatatttaaaacatgcaacacagggtaacttaatgaatctatttagattttgccgtatctaatagagccgataactgtcttgctttcactaagcatattgagcaaacgcctgccgcacggtatctactcaataacaaagcataagcaaagacttcttgattgtcaagcaaagatccgccgcacgatcattgaaaacaaacaagactacttgcatcacgtctaaatccaccgcatgatactaaacatgataacaaggttgtcggaacttacggaggtcgacggatcgatgactcctctcgaagaactcgacgacacgacaaaaggactcgaaagttggcacggggccggttgtattgatttggttgtgaacccctattacaatggtcgagggtcaatatttataccctagacaaaacacgagtcctagaagactacgatttacaaaggaacttctaaacaaacttggaaacttacgattccttaccctaaactcccagagtcctttattattacaactttcatcttttcgatcggcctcgcctgccatcttctattttcccgaatggagtcaccgccttctggagtaaccgaccgcacaagcatttagccgaccgcttgttttgtttgccgaatacccttcttcccgcatgcgggtccacctgtcatcctccagaatcgaccaaaatccagtgttaacacatgccccctcaatttcgggataaaagttgttttattctgaaattgaccacaagctccttcttcttcctaggtcagcaccgttcaacaccgcagccgctgcccaaaaattcaagctttcagcgcaacctcggacctacttcgaatcttcaatggcgacccaggatgaaatcccagaggtaaactttacttatattcggcaattttTCATTTGATCCTTCCGTTCctcttttggcttattcctcttcgatttcaatcaccttctaaaggaatacaagaaccagattttgatcccctatgctgccaacctcgattcctatttcctcggcccaatgggaaatcctgatccttctgaaattatcgagaaggaaacccaaagaatccctttcaaatctagggatcacctcgccaaaccgatggccaaacacgttcaagaattggccatttcctccAATCGCCggatggcggaattggtacaggagaatgctagagaaaagcagcagccactgggaaagtcaagacatcagtcattgcttggaattatccttagcagaaacacccagaaacgattcccttttgatagcagcttcccatttttggtctgacaccattaacgccttcatctttggtcatggtatgatgaccatcactctagccgacgtgttcatgatgactggcttgaacgtgtcactaccagtatacccctataagtacaagagcaaaagtaatcaaagagccgtcagttctggatgtggatgggtcaaacacatccagaactacatgaatgcatctggcaccgtctctgacaaagagttgaaagccttcatgaatatgtggctatgcagattcatcttctgtggaaaatccaatgaaccaaccctgaatcacatggtgatggctgaagacttagctgcaggcactcagatccccctaggcaaatatctcttagggtctgtttatcatatgatgcatcagattactcttcagatgcgccaaggtggagaaatctcttgtgtgaatggtccttGGTGGCTAATccaaatgtggctccagctatatatgcatcagataacctctgtgagcctcttcaatctaagttttccttcagttaactatgctgaaggtagtacagcaaaggttaaggcttgtcagacttatggggaagcagcatcatctatcagcattgacatagacatcggtcatttcttcaagctatttttcaaaggattcgtcaATGTGCTCTGGTTCCCTTACAGAGAagatgaaaatttgactttgccctgcaagtttagctatgacattggttgttcaggtcaagaatccacggagatcttcaactcctttatcaaaccttgcactctgccagccgaatttcatcatgggaggttagtgcagtccacctatgaattctactatccaaatatggtggccagacaattaggatgtggccagctgcccccaaaattcctcttctcaacaatcataaagccaagggaagtaataacagaaagaatggaagccaagaaaatctttgaattaggatgggaattgccaacatacgaaccatctccatttgggctaatagatgttgctcatcccttctttgtctcttggtggcaagaatggcatgctcatatcttcaatatatcagttcatcctttatgcaaaaacttgcagcctgattttgcttctgatagtgaggtaactccATTAGGCTCATCATTTCCTGCTTTTGAATTCACTTcctattttaacatctggttatgcacaggatTTTGAGCCTACTTCCCcggccaaagcaatccagtattattcggctggtcccaagcctgctctgggatttgatgctccaaaattaaaggaattcatgaaaatccctgcaactttggattcagtacctttaaaggcactcatgaaaactcctgctacttcggctgctgcatcttcaagaggaaaaaacaaaaggaaaacacctgaaagttttctcttacccaagaaaccaaggaccaagaaagccaaattatcttTTGAGGTACGAACCCTTTATTCTCTATCAGGTTAACAAccccacttagcagtaaacctgaccacctctatattcattacttccattgcagccgcaagtcgaaattcccagacTAGACAGTACCTCAGCAGCTGCAAAACCAACTCCTGAAGTTTCTACCGAAAATGAAGAAATTCATGACAGTGAAgctttcagagactcatgaagctgaaggttcaaaggctcataaatctgatgaAACTATAGGTAACATCGTTCGACTAATTTTCCttttctcctttcttttttttcttttaa encodes:
- the LOC136470273 gene encoding uncharacterized protein; translated protein: MLEKSSSHWESQDISHCLELSLAETPRNDSLLIAASHFWSDTINAFIFGHGMMTITLADVFMMTGLNVSLPVYPYKYKSKSNQRAVSSGCGWVKHIQNYMNASGTVSDKELKAFMNMWLCRFIFCGKSNEPTLNHMVMAEDLAAGTQIPLGKYLLGSVYHMMHQITLQMRQGGEISCVNGPWWLIQMWLQLYMHQITSVSLFNLSFPSVNYAEGSTAKVKACQTYGEAASSISIDIDIGHFFKLFFKGFVNVLWFPYREDENLTLPCKFSYDIGCSGQESTEIFNSFIKPCTLPAEFHHGRLVQSTYEFYYPNMVARQLGCGQLPPKFLFSTIIKPREVITERMEAKKIFELGWELPTYEPSPFGLIDVAHPFFVSWWQEWHAHIFNISVHPLCKNLQPDFASDSEDFEPTSPAKAIQLTTPLSSKPDHLYIHYFHCSRKSKFPD